Proteins co-encoded in one Fusarium fujikuroi IMI 58289 draft genome, chromosome FFUJ_chr06 genomic window:
- a CDS encoding related to long-chain-fatty-acid-CoA ligase: MEPIVSHDGNSIDASNDESTISEVFGHPILDLHLTLWDLFQDAAHLSPDADAIVSLWQPHNHLSNDQHQAPTGTKELYLRWSYSQLKDKAERLAESLEKLGCREGMRLAVVLGNCAEWGLFFWAAAKLRMAFVPLDATVPLDAKKTILSVKPHVLVAQDAKGAKALDLSDAQIPQSSICILCTESDLDSWYTLSDLLKPTEQVDPTHTITDSVDYNQDEDPALIIFTSGTTGEPKGCWHTNRNLISQCCDFDPEVNAMGPLRWLIHTPVSHVFAINNALRAWRWSGTAVFPSKSFNVDATLKALVQEQCSIMSATPTLVKALMAHPSFPSADQLDLRIVTIGGTSIGAEDIRLCREGLGAQMAIQVFGMSEGAPIITWQRYDPDLVDGWHPGVGKVLPGAAVRICRPETREILPRSEIGELHIGGTSVVTKYFNRGADGSMYTDETGNWLATGDQARIDEKGVVYILGRYKDLIIRGGENIYPINIERELQQLNGLQVQVIGIPDDLAGQVPVAIVVLPQDMTKAQVMEKARKADQRYALESVYTLQELGLEKFPLTALGKVKKQQLKARVLEHRQANSPTKIQLSNGASTPPFVDKLLGICEQLTGTRPSVTERFKYLADSITLLRYCDHVLRICGQRLYLQDFVENDTIEKQAHLLLSRKLQQARLVVTPEVPRYNPPSSKQEARTSSSSSWFTSTPAEEKDTFFFAKRAVVRAGFSPSDIEDVLPIRHSLHRTAIGSRPQSYHNRMVFRVCNVAQHQILRALQKALDSRPMLRTIVFPVSNRVPFHAVLVTSSALVDQLVHEVEVDSEDDAWNIFRDDSSPAHSSPFMFQTDVVRTMSDGQLFLSFTFNHSVIDALSITQWYHELDHWIQDINADIPALTPFRLFSDLFTQYEDSEPARKNIAFHTRRLRGISRFSGALWPPQKAPGLLIANDEGSPLAKERRQVRDKVWNGKWDTRAHEFQYPRSGRVLALSGLAKLQDEHNIHPSLFTKSAIVLFNVLQTGSSHALLNVWESGRYWPFIPKWMDKLLPPAMSIDGPTVQWVLNMTEVARNETVLEFLQRLLAESEETKEHEHVPWNKVVQNLSDEGPAALDASFRQSFVWDVSLAMSLAKGPQSDFTSLEPIARYDWPDCGFFWNAFMIDSINLYFIASWDTAQMNDKEVERHCDDLSDVMRKLCDECNWDKKLSDVFRL, translated from the exons ATGGAGCCAATTGTCTCACATGATGGTAACTCGATCGACGCCTCAAACGACGAATCTACTATTTCCGAAGTATTTGGTCATCCTATTCTCGATTTGCATCTCACGCTTTGGGATCTTTTCCAAGATGCTGCCCATTTGAGCCcagatgcagatgccatTGTCTCGCTTTGGCAACCACACAATCACTTGTCAAACGACCAACACCAAGCACCCACTGGCACTAAAGAGCTATACCTAAGATGGAGCTATTCgcagctcaaggacaaggcagaACGACTCGCCGAGTCCCTAGAAAAGTTGGGCTGTCGAGAGGGCATGCGACTAGCCGTGGTTCTTGGCAACTGTGCTGAATGgggtctcttcttctgggcagCGGCCAAGCTTCGCATGGCTTTTGTGCCTCTTGATGCAACCGTTCCTCTAGATGCAAAGAAGACGATCCTATCCGTCAAGCCACATGTGTTGGTGGCACAAGATGCAAAAGGCGCAAAGGCTCTCGACCTTTCTGACGCCCAGATTCCACAGTCCAGTATATGTATACTGTGTACAGAGAGCGACCTCGATAGCTGGTACACGCTGTCTGATCTTCTGAAGCCTACAGAGCAAGTAGACCCAACACACACGATCACAGATAGTGTTGACTACAACCAAGACGAAGACCCAGCACTAATCATCTTCACAAGCGGAACAACGGGCGAACCCAAAGGATGCTGGCACACGAACCGCAATCTCATCTCCCAGTGCTGCGACTTTGACCCCGAAGTCAACGCCATGGGGCCGTTGAGATGGCTTATCCACACGCCCGTCTCCCACGTCTtcgccatcaacaacgctCTCCGCGCATGGCGCTGGAGTGGCACTGCTGTGTTTCCCTCCAAGTCTTTCAACGTGGATGCCACTCTCAAGGCCCTTGTGCAAGAGCAGTGTTCCATCATGTCAGCCACTCCCACCCTCGTCAAAGCCCTCATGGCACACCCCAGCTTTCCCAGTGCAGATCAACTCGATCTTCGTATCGTAACCATCGGCGGTACGTCCATCGGCGCTGAAGACATTCGACTCTGTCGTGAAGGGCTGGGTGCCCAGATGGCCATCCAAGTCTTTGGCATGAGCGAGGGCGCTCCCATCATCACTTGGCAGCGATATGACCCTGATCTGGTAGACGGCTGGCATCCTGGTGTTGGCAAGGTTCTTCCAGGAGCGGCAGTGAGGATCTGCCGGCCCGAAACACGGGAAATACTACCTCGATCGGAGATCGGAGAATTGCACATTGGCGGGACATCTGTCGTTACGAAATATTTCAACAGGGGTGCTGATGGGTCCATGTACACTGATGAAACGGGCAACTGGTTAGCCACTGGAGACCAAGCCAGGATCGACGAAAAGGGCGTCGTGTATATCCTTGGCCGGTACAAGGATTTGATTATTCGTGGCGGAGAGAACATTTACCCTATCAACATCGAGCGGGAACTCCAGCAGCTCAATGGCTTGCAG GTTCAAGTCATCGGAATACCAGACGATCTTGCTGGCCAAGTCCCCGTTGCTATCGTCGTTTTACCCCAAGACATGACTAAAGCGCAAGTCATGGAAAAAGCAAGGAAAGCCGACCAACGCTATGCCCTCGAGAGCGTTTACACCCTACAAGAGCTCGGACTAGAGAAGTTCCCCTTGACAGCTCTCGGCAAAGTCAAGAAACAACAGCTCAAAGCGCGAGTGTTGGAGCATCGACAAGCGAACAGTCCAACCAAGATTCAACTCAGCAATGGAGCATCGACACCACCTTTCGTCGACAAGTTGCTTGGCATCTGTGAGCAACTCACTGGTACTCGGCCCTCGGTAACGGAGAGATTCAAGTATCTCGCCGACAGCATTACTTTGCTGCGTTACTGTGACCACGTTCTTCGTATCTGTGGCCAAAGACTCTACCTGCAAGACTTTGTCGAGAACGATACAATCGAAAAGCAAGCGCATCTTCTATTGTCTCGGAAACTACAACAAGCTCGCCTTGTTGTAACCCCGGAAGTCCCCCGGTATAATCCGCCCTCGTCCAAACAAGAAGCTCgaacctccagctccagctcttgGTTTACGAGTACCCCAgccgaggagaaggacacGTTCTTCTTTGCCAAACGAGCGGTAGTACGTGCAGGCTTCTCCCCTTCCGACATCGAAGACGTGCTACCGATCAGACATTCGCTCCACCGGACGGCGATTGGGTCACGGCCGCAGTCCTACCACAACCGCATGGTGTTTCGCGTCTGCAACGTTGCGCAGCATCAGATTCTGCGCGCCCTGCAAAAGGCGCTGGACTCGAGGCCGATGCTCAGGACGATTGTGTTCCCTGTCTCGAATCGTGTTCCGTTCCACGCTGTTCTTGTAACCAGCTCCGCACTAGTTGATCAGCTTGTTCACGAGGTCGAGGTTGACTCTGAGGACGATGCGTGGAACATCTTCAGAGACGATTCTTCGCCGGCGCATTCGTCGCCTTTTATGTTTCAAACTGATGTTGTAAGAACCATGTCAGATGGTCAGCTGTTTCTGAGTTTCACATTCAATCACTCTGTTATTGATGCGCTTTCCATCACTCAATGGTACCACGAGCTCGACCACTGGATTCAAGACATTAACGCCGATATCCCAGCCTTGACCCCATTTCGGTTATTCTCCGACCTTTTCACGCAGTATGAAGACAGCGAACCTGCGCGAAAGAACATTGCATTTCATACACGCAGACTTCGCGGCATCTCTCGCTTCAGTGGCGCCTTGTGGCCACCTCAGAAAGCCCCAGGCCTGTTGATTGCCAACGACGAAGGCTCTCCGCTTGCAAAGGAGCGTCGCCAGGTTCGCGATAAAGTCTGGAATGGCAAATGGGATACTCGCGCACACGAGTTCCAATACCCACGTTCTGGTCGAGTCCTTGCATTGTCGGGTCTCGCAAAACTACAGGATGAGCACAACATTCATCCGTCACTTTTTACCAAAAGTGCCATAGTACTATTCAATGTTCTCCAGACTGGTTCATCCCACGCACTACTCAACGTCTGGGAGAGCGGACGCTATTGGCCTTTCATTCCGAAATGGATGGACAAGCTTCTTCCGCCAGCAATGAGCATTGACGGTCCTACCGTTCAGTGGGTGCTGAACATGACCGAAGTGGCTCGTAACGAGACTGTGCTCGAGTTCCTTCAGCGCTTGTTGGCTGAGAGCGAAGAGACAAAGGAACACGAGCATGTTCCTTGGAACAAGGTTGTTCAAAACCTCAGTGACGAAGGGCCAGCTGCACTCGATGCATCATTCAGACAGTCTTTCGTCTGGGATGTTTCCCTAGCCATGAGTCTTGCAAAAGGACCTCAATCCGATTTCACTTCTCTCGAGCCCATTGCTCGCTATGACTGGCCTGACTG TGGATTTTTCTGGAACGCGTTTATGATTGATTCGATCAACTTGTATTTTATTGCTTCTTGGGACACGGCGCAAATGAACGACAAGGAAGTCGAACGACACTGCGATGATTTATCGGATGTAATGAGAAAACTGTGCGATGAATGCAACTGGGACAAGAAGTTGAGCGATGTGTTTCGACTATGA